The following proteins come from a genomic window of Actinacidiphila yeochonensis CN732:
- a CDS encoding epoxide hydrolase family protein, translating to MATTTTSPGDDTLRPFRVAIPDGDLEDLRQRLDRTRWPDELPGVGWAYGVPREYLRELAHYWRHEYDWRAAEARLNEWPQYMTTIDGADVHFAHIRSPEPDATPLIITHGWPGSVVEFERIAGPLTDPRAHGGDPADAFHLVLPSIPGFGFSGPTREAGWEYKRVAAAFAELMRRLGYRRYGAQGGDWGAAISRELGRIRPDEVVGVHLNLIPGAAATAEPAAELLARLSPDEQRRTRASWERTRAWNRDKQGYADIQSTRPQTLAYALTDSPVGQLAWIAEKFKEWTDSSDRPEDAVDRDHLLTNVMLYWLTGTAGSAGRLYYERAHAAYWGTEAEPSSTPTAFASFPRENFIALRHIAERGNTIVRWTEFDRGGHFAAMEQPELLTGDLRAFFRTLRTAGDTP from the coding sequence ATGGCCACCACCACGACCTCCCCCGGCGACGACACCCTCCGCCCGTTCCGTGTCGCGATCCCCGACGGCGACCTTGAGGACCTGCGTCAGCGCCTGGACCGTACCCGGTGGCCGGACGAACTGCCCGGTGTCGGCTGGGCGTACGGCGTGCCGCGGGAGTACCTGAGGGAGCTGGCGCACTACTGGCGGCACGAGTACGACTGGCGTGCCGCCGAGGCGCGGCTGAACGAGTGGCCGCAGTACATGACGACGATCGACGGCGCCGACGTGCACTTCGCACACATCCGCTCCCCCGAGCCGGACGCGACGCCGCTGATCATCACGCACGGCTGGCCCGGCTCCGTCGTCGAGTTCGAGCGGATCGCCGGCCCCCTCACGGACCCCCGGGCGCACGGCGGCGACCCGGCGGACGCCTTCCACCTGGTCCTGCCGAGCATCCCGGGGTTCGGGTTCTCCGGCCCCACGCGGGAGGCGGGCTGGGAGTACAAGCGGGTCGCGGCCGCCTTCGCCGAGTTGATGCGCAGGCTCGGCTACCGGCGCTACGGCGCCCAGGGCGGCGACTGGGGTGCGGCGATCTCCCGCGAGCTCGGCCGCATCCGCCCCGACGAGGTCGTCGGCGTGCACCTGAACCTGATCCCGGGCGCGGCGGCCACCGCCGAGCCGGCCGCCGAGCTGCTGGCCCGGCTGAGCCCCGACGAGCAGCGGCGCACCCGTGCCTCGTGGGAGCGGACACGGGCGTGGAACCGTGACAAGCAGGGCTACGCGGACATCCAGTCGACCCGCCCGCAGACGCTCGCCTACGCCCTCACCGACTCACCCGTCGGCCAACTCGCATGGATCGCCGAGAAGTTCAAGGAGTGGACGGACTCGTCGGACCGCCCGGAGGACGCCGTCGACCGCGACCACCTCCTCACCAACGTGATGCTGTACTGGCTCACCGGCACTGCTGGTTCTGCCGGCCGCCTCTACTACGAACGCGCCCACGCGGCCTACTGGGGCACCGAGGCGGAGCCGTCGTCGACGCCGACCGCGTTCGCCTCGTTCCCGCGGGAGAACTTCATCGCGCTGCGCCACATCGCCGAGCGCGGCAACACCATCGTCAGGTGGACGGAGTTCGACCGAGGCGGTCACTTCGCCGCCATGGAGCAGCCGGAGCTGCTGACCGGCGACCTCCGCGCCTTCTTCCGCACGCTGCGCACCGCCGGAGACACCCCTTGA
- a CDS encoding MFS transporter, which yields MSVRGRSGLLRRHRDFRLLWCGETAGKYGSSVTSVAMPLVAVSTLHAGPFDVGLLSASAWLPWLLIGLPVGAWVDRTRRRPVMLAAAAASFLLFALIPVAGWAGRLSVGLLVAVALLTGTAAVFFQTAYSAYLPLLLEPADQPEGNAKLHGSASAAQIAGLGSAGLIGQAAGVVDAMFANAGTFLVSILCLAGIRKREPRRDRAAARPRGALLAEVGEGLRLVGRDPWLRSLTLFGAASNLALMGYQSIQVVFLVHAVGLADGAVGGLVATTSLGGVVGALVARRVAVLVGTARATVLFELGATVLALLMPLASPGAGLLLFATGGFGVAAGVVAGNVITAGFRQRYCPPELLGRLTASSAFLNYGTIPLGALLGGWLGGVLGLRTAMWITTAGVPIAALVLLLSPVGRVRDLPTAPAPAVPPLLPHPA from the coding sequence GTGAGCGTCCGGGGGAGAAGCGGACTGCTGCGCAGGCACCGGGACTTCCGCCTGCTGTGGTGCGGAGAGACCGCCGGGAAGTACGGCTCGTCCGTCACCTCCGTGGCGATGCCGCTGGTCGCCGTCTCCACGCTGCACGCCGGCCCCTTCGACGTCGGCCTGCTGAGCGCGTCCGCCTGGCTGCCGTGGCTGCTCATCGGGCTGCCGGTCGGGGCGTGGGTGGACCGGACGCGGCGCCGGCCGGTCATGCTGGCGGCCGCCGCCGCGTCGTTCCTGCTCTTCGCCCTGATCCCGGTGGCGGGGTGGGCGGGTCGGCTGAGCGTCGGGCTGCTGGTGGCCGTGGCGCTGCTGACCGGCACGGCGGCGGTGTTCTTCCAGACCGCGTACAGCGCCTACCTGCCCCTCCTCCTCGAACCCGCCGATCAGCCCGAGGGCAACGCGAAGCTGCACGGCAGCGCGTCCGCCGCGCAGATCGCCGGCCTCGGGTCCGCGGGCCTCATCGGGCAGGCCGCGGGCGTGGTCGACGCGATGTTCGCCAACGCGGGAACGTTTCTCGTCTCGATCCTCTGCCTGGCGGGCATCCGCAAGCGCGAGCCGCGCCGCGACCGCGCGGCCGCCCGGCCCCGGGGCGCCCTGCTCGCCGAGGTCGGCGAGGGGCTGCGGCTGGTCGGCCGCGACCCGTGGCTGCGCTCGCTGACGCTCTTCGGAGCCGCCTCGAACCTGGCGCTCATGGGCTACCAGTCGATCCAGGTCGTCTTCCTCGTCCACGCCGTGGGTCTGGCGGACGGCGCGGTCGGCGGGCTCGTCGCGACCACCAGCCTGGGCGGCGTGGTCGGGGCGCTGGTCGCCCGCCGGGTCGCCGTGCTGGTGGGGACGGCCCGCGCGACGGTGCTGTTCGAGCTGGGCGCCACCGTCCTCGCCCTGCTCATGCCGCTGGCGTCCCCCGGGGCCGGGCTGCTGCTCTTCGCCACGGGCGGGTTCGGCGTGGCGGCCGGGGTGGTGGCCGGCAACGTCATCACGGCCGGCTTCCGGCAGCGCTACTGCCCGCCCGAGCTGCTGGGGCGCCTCACCGCCAGCTCGGCCTTCCTCAACTACGGAACGATCCCGCTGGGCGCCCTGCTCGGCGGCTGGCTCGGCGGTGTCCTGGGCCTGCGTACGGCGATGTGGATCACGACGGCGGGGGTGCCGATCGCCGCGCTCGTCCTCCTCCTCTCCCCCGTCGGCCGCGTCCGCGACCTCCCCACGGCGCCCGCCCCGGCCGTACCCCCGCTCCTCCCCCACCCGGCCTGA
- a CDS encoding DoxX family protein, giving the protein MHAAFVVVTVLGVLFNGAAAVTYLIGHEYPKSQADMKGIPRKYVPVLGTLLAAGTVGLAAGFVVPILGTLAASGLVLYFVGAIIAHLRVGSRNIVGGIVFLATAVAALVLGLL; this is encoded by the coding sequence ATGCATGCCGCCTTCGTCGTCGTCACCGTCCTCGGCGTGCTCTTCAACGGCGCCGCCGCCGTCACCTACCTGATCGGCCACGAATACCCCAAGTCCCAGGCGGACATGAAGGGCATACCCCGGAAGTACGTACCGGTACTGGGTACGTTGCTGGCCGCGGGCACCGTGGGGCTGGCGGCCGGCTTCGTCGTGCCGATCCTGGGAACCCTGGCCGCCTCCGGCCTCGTGCTGTACTTCGTCGGCGCCATCATCGCCCACCTGCGCGTGGGTTCCCGCAACATCGTCGGCGGGATCGTCTTCCTGGCCACCGCGGTGGCCGCCCTCGTCCTGGGCCTGCTCTGA
- a CDS encoding MFS transporter, with protein sequence MAIGALALGLLLAALDQTIVSTALPTIVSDLGGINHLSWVVTAYLLASTAATPLWGKLGDMYGRKRLIQTVIVIFLIGSALCGVAQSMGELIAFRALQGLGGGGLIALSMAIVGDIVPPRDRGRYQGVFGAVFGASSVLGPLLGGVFTEQLSWRWVFYVNLPIGVVALLVIAAVLHVPVRRTEHRVDYAGMAVVAAAATCLVLVTSLGGSTWAWSSAQIIGLAVVGVALVGLFVLIEQRAAEPVLPLRLFRVRTFSVCSAISFIIGFAMFGAMTYLPTFLQVVHGYSPTLSGVHMIPMVVGLLISSTASGQIVSRTGRYKIFPILGTAVTAVGLLLLHQMGVTTSTWVMSLYFLVFGLGLGLVMQVMVLAVQNAADYRDLGSATSGATFFRSIGASFGVSVFGTVFTHQLTGKLTDALRGVPLPPGFNPGQLQADPTAIRRLPAVIKDPVLHAYSDSITTVFLYAVPVAAVAFLLSWLLKEQPLRRSVTVPDGSETVGANPVERSSLDEIARCLSLLGTREAKRDLYARITRMAGLDLQPATSWLLLRTSKDGRADPVELARATTLPSSVIEAAAVEAETRGLAVREGNPLVLTPQGRESADQLALARRSVLAGLLGDWDPARHADLAALLSKLSNELCGGDHDRLSPERERPPVHTNLTPPRD encoded by the coding sequence CTGGCGATCGGCGCCCTCGCCCTCGGCCTGCTGCTGGCCGCCCTGGACCAGACGATCGTCTCCACCGCGCTGCCCACCATCGTCAGCGACCTCGGCGGCATCAACCACCTGTCGTGGGTGGTCACCGCCTACCTGCTGGCGTCCACCGCGGCCACCCCGCTGTGGGGCAAGCTCGGCGACATGTACGGCCGGAAACGGCTGATCCAGACCGTCATCGTGATCTTCCTGATCGGCTCGGCTCTGTGCGGAGTGGCGCAGAGCATGGGCGAGTTGATCGCCTTCCGGGCACTCCAGGGCCTGGGCGGCGGCGGGTTGATCGCACTGTCGATGGCGATCGTCGGCGACATCGTGCCGCCCCGCGACCGCGGCCGCTACCAGGGCGTGTTCGGGGCGGTGTTCGGCGCGAGCAGCGTGCTCGGGCCGCTGCTCGGCGGGGTCTTCACCGAACAGCTCAGCTGGCGGTGGGTGTTCTACGTCAACCTGCCGATCGGCGTCGTCGCGCTGCTCGTGATCGCCGCCGTGCTGCACGTCCCGGTCCGCCGCACCGAGCACCGCGTCGACTACGCCGGCATGGCCGTGGTGGCCGCCGCCGCCACCTGCCTGGTGCTCGTGACGTCACTGGGCGGCAGCACCTGGGCGTGGAGCTCGGCGCAGATCATCGGGCTGGCGGTGGTGGGTGTCGCGCTGGTCGGGCTGTTCGTGCTGATCGAGCAGCGCGCCGCCGAACCGGTGCTGCCGCTGCGGCTCTTCCGGGTGCGCACCTTCTCCGTCTGCTCGGCCATCTCGTTCATCATCGGTTTCGCGATGTTCGGCGCGATGACGTACCTGCCGACGTTCCTCCAGGTCGTGCACGGCTACTCGCCGACGTTGTCGGGCGTGCACATGATCCCGATGGTCGTCGGGCTGCTGATCTCGTCCACCGCCTCCGGCCAGATCGTCAGCCGGACCGGCCGCTACAAGATCTTCCCGATCCTGGGCACGGCCGTCACCGCGGTCGGCCTGCTGCTGCTCCACCAGATGGGCGTGACGACGTCGACGTGGGTGATGAGCCTGTACTTCCTCGTCTTCGGCCTCGGGCTCGGCCTGGTCATGCAGGTGATGGTGCTGGCGGTGCAGAACGCGGCCGACTACCGCGACCTGGGCTCGGCCACCTCCGGCGCCACGTTCTTCCGCTCGATCGGCGCCTCCTTCGGCGTGTCCGTCTTCGGCACGGTCTTCACCCACCAGCTCACCGGCAAGCTCACCGACGCGCTGCGCGGGGTGCCGCTGCCGCCCGGCTTCAACCCCGGACAGCTCCAGGCCGACCCGACGGCCATCCGCCGGCTGCCCGCGGTGATCAAGGACCCCGTACTGCACGCCTACTCCGACTCGATCACCACCGTCTTCCTCTACGCCGTGCCGGTGGCCGCGGTCGCGTTCCTCCTCTCCTGGCTGCTCAAGGAGCAGCCGCTGCGGCGCAGCGTCACCGTGCCGGACGGCAGCGAGACGGTCGGCGCGAACCCGGTGGAGCGCTCCTCGCTCGACGAGATCGCCCGCTGCCTGTCCCTGCTGGGCACCCGCGAGGCCAAACGCGACCTGTACGCGCGGATCACCCGGATGGCCGGGCTCGACCTCCAACCCGCCACCAGCTGGCTGCTGCTGCGCACCTCCAAGGACGGCCGGGCCGACCCGGTGGAGCTGGCCCGCGCCACGACGCTGCCCAGCTCGGTCATCGAGGCCGCGGCCGTTGAGGCGGAGACCCGCGGGCTGGCCGTCCGCGAGGGCAACCCGCTGGTGCTCACGCCGCAGGGGCGCGAATCCGCCGACCAGCTCGCCCTGGCCCGCCGTTCCGTCCTGGCCGGGCTGCTGGGCGACTGGGACCCGGCCCGCCACGCCGACCTGGCGGCCCTGCTGTCCAAGCTGAGCAACGAGCTGTGCGGCGGCGACCACGACCGCCTCTCTCCCGAACGTGAACGGCCCCCTGTCCACACCAACCTGACCCCGCCGCGTGACTGA